A single genomic interval of Mycolicibacterium holsaticum DSM 44478 = JCM 12374 harbors:
- the ligD gene encoding non-homologous end-joining DNA ligase: MAGPLALEVDGRQVRITNPDKVIFPDIGVTKIDLIHYYLAVADGALRAVAGRPMILKRFVKGITEEAVFQKRAPANRPDFVDVAELKYASGTSAAEAVISDSAGLVWAVNLGCVDFNPHPVRADDLAHPDELRVDLDPMPGVTWDQIVDVALVAREVLEDHGLTVWPKTSGSRGFHIYARIQRRWPFKLVRLAAQAVAREVERRAPELATARWWKEERQGVFVDFNQNAFDRTVASAYSVRATPDARVSTPLRWDEVPDCRPEAFTIETVPKRFEVYGDPWEGMDDSAGSLDALLDLADRLGPAEKAPRGAKKGATSQGGRRVSAKPLIEIARTKTKDEAMAALDQWRQRYPSVAEKLQPADVLVDGMRGPSSIWYRIRINLQHVPEKQRPPQEPLLADYNPWENYSGPQWLHRD; the protein is encoded by the coding sequence ATGGCCGGTCCGCTCGCGCTCGAGGTGGACGGCCGGCAGGTGCGCATCACCAATCCGGACAAGGTGATCTTTCCCGATATCGGCGTCACCAAGATCGATCTGATCCACTACTACCTCGCGGTCGCCGACGGCGCGCTGCGCGCGGTGGCGGGCCGGCCGATGATCCTCAAGCGGTTCGTCAAGGGCATCACCGAGGAGGCGGTCTTCCAGAAGCGCGCGCCCGCGAACCGGCCCGATTTCGTCGACGTGGCGGAGTTGAAGTACGCATCGGGGACCTCGGCGGCAGAAGCCGTCATCTCCGACTCCGCCGGGCTGGTGTGGGCGGTCAATCTCGGCTGCGTCGACTTCAACCCGCACCCGGTGCGCGCCGACGACCTCGCCCACCCCGACGAATTGCGGGTCGACCTGGACCCGATGCCCGGGGTGACGTGGGACCAGATCGTCGACGTCGCGCTGGTCGCTCGTGAGGTGCTCGAGGACCACGGGCTGACGGTGTGGCCCAAGACCTCGGGTTCGCGCGGCTTCCACATCTACGCCCGCATCCAGCGGCGCTGGCCGTTCAAGCTCGTCCGCCTCGCCGCGCAGGCGGTCGCCCGCGAGGTCGAACGGCGGGCGCCCGAACTCGCCACCGCCCGCTGGTGGAAAGAGGAACGCCAGGGCGTGTTCGTCGACTTCAACCAGAACGCGTTCGACCGCACGGTCGCCTCGGCGTACTCGGTACGCGCGACGCCCGACGCGCGGGTGTCCACACCGCTGCGCTGGGACGAGGTGCCCGACTGCCGTCCCGAGGCGTTCACCATCGAGACGGTGCCGAAGCGGTTCGAGGTTTACGGCGACCCGTGGGAGGGAATGGACGACTCGGCCGGTTCGCTGGACGCGCTCTTGGATCTCGCCGACCGGCTGGGGCCTGCCGAGAAGGCACCCCGCGGGGCCAAGAAGGGTGCGACATCCCAGGGCGGCCGGCGGGTGTCCGCCAAGCCGCTCATCGAGATCGCGAGAACCAAAACCAAGGACGAGGCGATGGCGGCGCTTGACCAGTGGCGCCAACGTTACCCGTCAGTAGCCGAAAAGCTCCAGCCCGCAGATGTTCTCGTCGACGGTATGCGGGGACCCAGTTCGATCTGGTACCGAATCCGGATCAACCTGCAGCATGTGCCGGAAAAGCAGCGGCCACCGCAGGAACCGTTGCTCGCCGATTACAACCCGTGGGAGAACTACTCGGGTCCGCAGTGGCTGCACCGCGACTGA
- a CDS encoding anti-anti-sigma factor produces MYGNPTFDCAGAQIHAVCRQLATVVTVDGVIDDTNIERVNAFARRFVLAEKAFVLDLSGVTSFTPHCVSLLYAVDDSCYHAEVEWSLVTSPAVENALGGVAAGFPVAASVPDALHQFAAGIDERRRLLPLLTKKTA; encoded by the coding sequence ATGTACGGAAATCCGACATTCGACTGCGCTGGGGCCCAGATTCACGCCGTTTGTCGTCAACTGGCCACAGTGGTGACCGTCGACGGTGTCATCGACGACACCAACATCGAGCGGGTGAACGCATTCGCCCGGCGATTCGTGCTCGCCGAGAAGGCCTTCGTTCTCGACCTGAGCGGTGTGACTTCCTTTACGCCGCACTGCGTTTCGCTGCTGTACGCGGTTGACGACAGCTGCTACCACGCCGAGGTGGAGTGGTCTTTGGTGACCAGTCCCGCGGTGGAAAACGCACTCGGTGGCGTCGCAGCCGGGTTCCCGGTCGCGGCCTCGGTGCCCGACGCCCTTCATCAATTCGCAGCAGGCATCGACGAACGCCGCCGCCTGCTGCCGTTGCTGACCAAGAAGACCGCATAG
- a CDS encoding NYN domain-containing protein yields MRWIVDGMNVIGSRPDGWWRDRAGAMTALVGHLERWAPEVDHVTVVFERPPSPPIASSVITVTHAPQAAANSADDEIVRLVLADERPADVVVATSDRTLAERARAAGASVYPADRLRDLVDPR; encoded by the coding sequence ATGCGCTGGATCGTTGACGGCATGAACGTCATCGGGTCGCGCCCCGATGGCTGGTGGCGTGACCGCGCCGGGGCGATGACCGCCCTCGTCGGTCATCTCGAACGCTGGGCACCCGAAGTCGACCACGTCACCGTGGTGTTCGAACGCCCGCCGTCGCCGCCAATCGCGTCGTCCGTCATCACCGTCACCCACGCGCCGCAGGCCGCGGCCAATTCCGCCGACGACGAGATCGTGCGGTTGGTGCTGGCCGATGAGCGCCCGGCCGACGTCGTCGTCGCCACCTCGGATCGCACGCTGGCCGAACGGGCGCGGGCGGCCGGTGCGTCGGTCTACCCCGCGGACAGGTTGCGCGACCTGGTCGATCCGCGTTGA
- a CDS encoding NCS2 family permease, translating into MNRLDRFFEISARGSTVASELRGGLVTFIAMAYIIVLNPIILGGTDDVAGNSLQFAQVSAVTALAAGVMTILFGVVARLPFGFAAGLGINSFVATTLVGSLTWAEAMGLVVINGVIIVVLAATGLRRLVFDAVPMPLKVAITAGIGLFILFIGLVDAGFVGSTGAASPPVGLGGDGSGSIGTVPTVVFVSTLLLTGALVVRRVPGAILIGLTAGTVAAVVIEAIWHLGVAADHPGGWSLSAPTLSGSPFAVPDLSLVGAVSLDSFSRIGAIAAIMFVFTLVFANFFDAMGTFTGLSREAGLADENGVFPRLRAALIVEGAGAVVGGAASASSNTVFAESGAGIGEGARTGLANLVTGALFLAAMFISPLASVVPTEVAAAALVVVGVMMASHLRHVDLSEFSVALPVVLTVVTMPFSYSIANGIGVGFIAWVVMRSAAGKAREISPLLWIVTAGFLVYFARGWIESLLGM; encoded by the coding sequence ATGAACCGTCTCGACCGCTTCTTCGAGATTTCGGCGCGGGGGTCGACGGTGGCCAGCGAGCTACGCGGCGGCCTGGTCACGTTCATCGCGATGGCCTACATCATCGTGCTGAACCCGATCATCCTCGGCGGCACCGACGATGTCGCGGGCAACAGCCTGCAATTCGCCCAGGTCTCGGCGGTGACGGCGCTGGCCGCGGGCGTGATGACCATCCTGTTCGGCGTGGTCGCGCGGTTACCGTTCGGGTTCGCCGCCGGGCTGGGGATCAACTCGTTCGTCGCAACCACCCTGGTCGGCTCGCTGACCTGGGCCGAAGCCATGGGCCTTGTCGTCATCAACGGCGTCATCATCGTCGTGCTGGCCGCGACCGGGCTGCGCAGGCTGGTGTTCGACGCGGTGCCGATGCCGCTCAAGGTAGCCATCACCGCGGGTATCGGGTTGTTCATCCTGTTCATCGGGTTGGTCGACGCCGGCTTCGTCGGCTCCACCGGGGCCGCTTCCCCGCCGGTCGGACTCGGCGGCGACGGCAGCGGGTCGATCGGCACCGTGCCCACGGTCGTGTTCGTGTCGACGCTGTTGTTGACCGGGGCGCTGGTCGTGCGGCGGGTGCCCGGCGCCATCCTCATCGGGCTCACCGCAGGCACCGTGGCCGCCGTGGTCATCGAGGCGATCTGGCACCTGGGCGTGGCGGCTGATCATCCGGGCGGATGGTCGTTGTCGGCGCCGACGCTGTCGGGTTCGCCGTTCGCCGTGCCCGACCTGTCCCTGGTCGGCGCCGTCAGCCTGGACAGTTTCAGCCGCATTGGGGCGATCGCTGCGATCATGTTCGTGTTCACGCTGGTGTTCGCGAACTTCTTCGACGCGATGGGCACCTTCACCGGGTTGTCCCGCGAGGCCGGGCTGGCCGACGAGAACGGCGTCTTCCCCAGGCTGCGCGCGGCGCTGATCGTCGAGGGTGCGGGCGCAGTCGTCGGCGGCGCCGCGTCCGCGTCGTCGAACACCGTGTTCGCCGAATCCGGTGCGGGCATCGGCGAAGGCGCCAGGACCGGCCTGGCCAACCTGGTGACCGGGGCGCTGTTCCTCGCCGCGATGTTCATCTCGCCGCTGGCGTCCGTGGTGCCGACCGAGGTCGCCGCCGCGGCACTGGTCGTCGTCGGCGTGATGATGGCGTCGCACCTGCGCCACGTCGACCTCTCCGAATTCTCGGTGGCGCTGCCGGTGGTGCTCACCGTGGTCACGATGCCGTTCTCCTACTCGATCGCAAACGGCATCGGTGTCGGTTTCATCGCCTGGGTCGTAATGCGTTCAGCCGCAGGCAAAGCCCGCGAGATCAGCCCGCTGCTGTGGATCGTGACAGCAGGATTTCTGGTCTACTTTGCCCGCGGCTGGATCGAGTCGCTGCTCGGCATGTGA
- a CDS encoding IF2 family translation initiation factor, translating into MKITDVPFAVLRFQYQLARFPLQVIEDQVVAKMDSEAPARLFYERSLGKLDVTVGSVLDAPEVEQRGTALIERSDALRRAVQLEETATQRVKQANTELEETREQATEAKSQARADKDRQIKQAQTDAQRRNRAAVENAEQRISSGSKRADDAAAQRKKSAESAKNQERAEITKAEQRVTAAATAKLDDSTDKRIAAANKRAQADQMEQLADAEKRKRQADGESSG; encoded by the coding sequence ATGAAGATCACCGACGTTCCGTTCGCAGTACTGCGTTTCCAGTACCAACTCGCCCGGTTCCCGCTGCAGGTCATCGAGGACCAGGTGGTCGCAAAGATGGATTCCGAGGCCCCGGCCCGGCTGTTCTACGAGCGTTCGCTCGGCAAGCTCGACGTCACCGTCGGCAGCGTGCTCGACGCCCCCGAGGTGGAGCAGCGGGGCACGGCGCTGATCGAGCGCAGCGACGCGCTGCGCCGCGCGGTCCAGCTGGAGGAGACCGCCACTCAGCGGGTCAAGCAGGCCAACACCGAGCTCGAGGAAACCCGCGAGCAGGCGACCGAGGCCAAATCGCAGGCGCGTGCCGACAAGGACCGGCAGATCAAGCAGGCGCAGACCGACGCCCAGCGGCGTAACCGCGCGGCCGTCGAGAACGCAGAGCAGCGGATCTCGAGCGGCAGCAAGCGCGCCGACGACGCCGCGGCACAGCGGAAGAAGTCCGCCGAGTCGGCCAAGAACCAGGAACGCGCCGAGATCACCAAGGCCGAGCAGCGGGTCACCGCGGCAGCCACCGCCAAGCTCGACGATTCGACGGACAAGCGCATCGCCGCGGCCAACAAGCGCGCTCAGGCCGACCAAATGGAGCAGCTCGCCGACGCGGAGAAGCGCAAGCGCCAAGCCGACGGTGAGTCCTCCGGCTGA
- a CDS encoding general stress protein CsbD — MTQHNKADQARKGLIASVKGKAKEIAGAVTGNDSLTAEGQLEQTEARNRKEASTTESVADAQAEQARTEATEARIEGAAERADVEAQAATEKQRADQQRAEQKRAVTETAHQDLAAQRRQAERDAQAQVQQARAHERAETAAANAEADEALDDQWSSVRASAHDRADAARARDRAEELADDAGVPRDQEGS, encoded by the coding sequence GTGACCCAGCACAACAAGGCCGACCAGGCGCGTAAGGGTTTGATCGCGTCGGTGAAGGGCAAGGCGAAGGAAATCGCCGGCGCTGTCACCGGCAACGACTCGCTGACCGCCGAGGGGCAGCTCGAGCAGACCGAAGCGCGTAACCGCAAGGAAGCCAGCACGACCGAGTCGGTGGCAGACGCCCAAGCCGAGCAGGCGCGCACCGAGGCGACCGAAGCGCGCATCGAAGGCGCCGCTGAGCGCGCCGACGTCGAGGCCCAGGCCGCGACCGAGAAACAGCGCGCCGACCAGCAGCGGGCCGAGCAGAAGCGCGCCGTGACAGAGACCGCGCACCAGGATCTGGCCGCCCAACGCCGCCAGGCCGAACGCGACGCGCAGGCCCAGGTGCAGCAGGCCAGGGCGCACGAGCGGGCCGAGACCGCAGCCGCGAACGCAGAAGCCGACGAGGCCCTCGATGACCAGTGGTCGTCGGTGCGGGCATCGGCGCATGACCGCGCCGACGCCGCGCGCGCCCGCGACCGCGCCGAGGAACTCGCCGATGACGCGGGCGTACCGCGCGACCAGGAAGGAAGCTGA